Proteins encoded within one genomic window of Esox lucius isolate fEsoLuc1 chromosome 12, fEsoLuc1.pri, whole genome shotgun sequence:
- the LOC105007609 gene encoding RNA-binding protein 39 isoform X4, with product MADDFDIEAMLEAPYRKDEIKSSSANGHEERSSKKKKRSHSRSSRSPSSDKRRSKSKDRKKSRDRKRSKSREKKRSRSKERRRSGSRSRERAGRYRGHRSPFLGPKFNGGPGGKIGPPHANKLSRRRSRSRSPFKKEKSPIRQPIDNLTPEERDARTVFCMQLAARIRPRDLEDFFSAVGKVRDVRMISDRNSRRSKGIAYIEFLEANSVPLAIGLTGQRLLGVPIIVQASQAEKNRAAAMANNLQKGNAGPMRLYVGSLHFNITEDMLRGIFEPFGRIESIQLMMDSETGRSKGYGFISFADAECAKKALEQLNGFELAGRPMKVGHVTERTDSSTASSFLDNDELERTGIDLGTTGRLQLMARLAEGTGLQIPPAAQQALQLSGSIHSNQIHFGNMTTDIQAEVNPPTEVH from the exons ATGGCAGACGATTTTGACATTGAGGCAATGCTGGAGGCGCCATACAGAAAG GATGAGATCAAGTCCTCTAGTGCTAATGGACATGAGGAGCGCAGTAGTAAGAA GAAAAAGAGGAGCCACAGTCGGAGTAGTCGGAGCCCGAGCTCTGACAAGCGCCGAAGCAAGAGCAAAGACAGGAAGAAGAGCCGGGATCGGAAGAGGAGCAAGAGCCGGGAGAAGAAGCGCAGTCGCAGTAAAGAACGCCGTCGTAGCGGCTCCCGCAGCAGAGAACGTGCCGGGCGCTACAGAGGACACCGCAGCCCCTT TTTGGGTCCGAAATTTAACGGTGGTCCGGGAGGGAAGATTGGCCCACCACATGCCAACAAACTAAG TCGGCGCCGCTCAAGAAGTCGAAGCCCCTTCAAGAAAGAGAAGAGTCCAATAAG GCAACCAATAGACAACCTAACGCCAGAAGAAAGGGATGCCCGTACGGTTTTCTGCATGCAGCTGGCAGCCAGAATTAGACCACGAGACTTGGAGGACTTCTTCTCCGCTGTGGGGAAG GTGAGAGATGTGCGGATGATCTCTGACCGAAACTCCAGGAGGTCGAAGGGCATTGCTTACATTGAGTTTCTGGAGGCAAATTCAGTCCCGCTGGCTATTGGGTTGACTGGACAGAGACTTCTAGGTGTTCCCATCATTGTCCAGGCCTCTCAG GCTGAGAAGAACCGAGCCGCAGCGATGGCCAACAACCTTCAGAAGGGGAACGCTGGCCCCATGCGGCTCTACGTGGGCTCCCTCCACTTCAACATCACAGAGGACATGCTGCGAGGCATCTTCGAACCTTTCGGAAGG ATTGAGAGCATTCAACTAATGATGGACAGCGAAACCGGAAGATCGAAAGGATACGGCTTCATTTCA TTTGCCGACGCAGAGTGTGCTAAGAAGGCCCTGGAGCAACTGAACGGCTTTGAGCTCGCCGGGCGACCCATGAAGGTGGGTCACGTGACGGAACGTACCGACTCCTCCACCGCCAGCTCCTTTCTGGACAACGACGAGCTAGAGAGGACGGGCATTGACCTGGGCACCACTGGGCGTCTCCAGCTCATGGCCAGGCTGGCAGAGG GCACTGGTCTTCAGATCCCTCCGGCTGCTCAGCAGGCTCTACAGCTGAGTGGTTCAATTCACTCCAATCAGATCCACTTTGGCAACATGACAACAG ACATACAAGCCGAGGTGAACCCACCCACTGAAG TGCACTGA
- the LOC105007609 gene encoding RNA-binding protein 39 isoform X3 — translation MADDFDIEAMLEAPYRKDEIKSSSANGHEERSSKKKKRSHSRSSRSPSSDKRRSKSKDRKKSRDRKRSKSREKKRSRSKERRRSGSRSRERAGRYRGHRSPFLGPKFNGGPGGKIGPPHANKLSRRRSRSRSPFKKEKSPIRQPIDNLTPEERDARTVFCMQLAARIRPRDLEDFFSAVGKVRDVRMISDRNSRRSKGIAYIEFLEANSVPLAIGLTGQRLLGVPIIVQASQAEKNRAAAMANNLQKGNAGPMRLYVGSLHFNITEDMLRGIFEPFGRIESIQLMMDSETGRSKGYGFISFADAECAKKALEQLNGFELAGRPMKVGHVTERTDSSTASSFLDNDELERTGIDLGTTGRLQLMARLAEGTGLQIPPAAQQALQLSGSIHSNQIHFGNMTTAASTPALNQAMVLPTQPLATHCLQLSNMFNPQSENEPGWDIEIQDDVIEECNKHGGIVHIYVDKNSPQGNVYVKCPTIPTAMAAVNALHGRWFAGKMITAAYVPLPTYHNLFPDSVTATQLLMPVRR, via the exons ATGGCAGACGATTTTGACATTGAGGCAATGCTGGAGGCGCCATACAGAAAG GATGAGATCAAGTCCTCTAGTGCTAATGGACATGAGGAGCGCAGTAGTAAGAA GAAAAAGAGGAGCCACAGTCGGAGTAGTCGGAGCCCGAGCTCTGACAAGCGCCGAAGCAAGAGCAAAGACAGGAAGAAGAGCCGGGATCGGAAGAGGAGCAAGAGCCGGGAGAAGAAGCGCAGTCGCAGTAAAGAACGCCGTCGTAGCGGCTCCCGCAGCAGAGAACGTGCCGGGCGCTACAGAGGACACCGCAGCCCCTT TTTGGGTCCGAAATTTAACGGTGGTCCGGGAGGGAAGATTGGCCCACCACATGCCAACAAACTAAG TCGGCGCCGCTCAAGAAGTCGAAGCCCCTTCAAGAAAGAGAAGAGTCCAATAAG GCAACCAATAGACAACCTAACGCCAGAAGAAAGGGATGCCCGTACGGTTTTCTGCATGCAGCTGGCAGCCAGAATTAGACCACGAGACTTGGAGGACTTCTTCTCCGCTGTGGGGAAG GTGAGAGATGTGCGGATGATCTCTGACCGAAACTCCAGGAGGTCGAAGGGCATTGCTTACATTGAGTTTCTGGAGGCAAATTCAGTCCCGCTGGCTATTGGGTTGACTGGACAGAGACTTCTAGGTGTTCCCATCATTGTCCAGGCCTCTCAG GCTGAGAAGAACCGAGCCGCAGCGATGGCCAACAACCTTCAGAAGGGGAACGCTGGCCCCATGCGGCTCTACGTGGGCTCCCTCCACTTCAACATCACAGAGGACATGCTGCGAGGCATCTTCGAACCTTTCGGAAGG ATTGAGAGCATTCAACTAATGATGGACAGCGAAACCGGAAGATCGAAAGGATACGGCTTCATTTCA TTTGCCGACGCAGAGTGTGCTAAGAAGGCCCTGGAGCAACTGAACGGCTTTGAGCTCGCCGGGCGACCCATGAAGGTGGGTCACGTGACGGAACGTACCGACTCCTCCACCGCCAGCTCCTTTCTGGACAACGACGAGCTAGAGAGGACGGGCATTGACCTGGGCACCACTGGGCGTCTCCAGCTCATGGCCAGGCTGGCAGAGG GCACTGGTCTTCAGATCCCTCCGGCTGCTCAGCAGGCTCTACAGCTGAGTGGTTCAATTCACTCCAATCAGATCCACTTTGGCAACATGACAACAG CTGCTTCCACCCCTGCACTGAACCAGGCCATGGTCCTCCCCACGCAACCCCTGGCCACACACTGCCTACAGCTCTCCAACATGTTCAACCCACAGTC GGAAAATGAACCCGGCTGGGACATTGAGATTCAGGATGACGTCATTGAGGAGTGCAACAAACATGGTGGCATTGTACACATATACGTGGACAAGAACTCACCTCAG GGAAACGTGTATGTTAAATGCCCTACAATCCCAACAGCGATGGCTGCTGTGAATGCGCTACATGGACGGTGGTTTGCTg GTAAAATGATCACGGCAGCGTATGTACCCCTCCCAACGTACCACAACCTTTTCCCTGATTCGGTGACAGCCACCCAGCTATTGATGCCAGTGCGGCGATGA
- the LOC105007609 gene encoding RNA-binding protein 39 isoform X1, which translates to MADDFDIEAMLEAPYRKDEIKSSSANGHEERSSKKKKRSHSRSSRSPSSDKRRSKSKDRKKSRDRKRSKSREKKRSRSKERRRSGSRSRERAGRYRGHRSPFLGPKFNGGPGGKIGPPHANKLSRRRSRSRSPFKKEKSPIRQPIDNLTPEERDARTVFCMQLAARIRPRDLEDFFSAVGKVRDVRMISDRNSRRSKGIAYIEFLEANSVPLAIGLTGQRLLGVPIIVQASQAEKNRAAAMANNLQKGNAGPMRLYVGSLHFNITEDMLRGIFEPFGRIESIQLMMDSETGRSKGYGFISFADAECAKKALEQLNGFELAGRPMKVGHVTERTDSSTASSFLDNDELERTGIDLGTTGRLQLMARLAEGTGLQIPPAAQQALQLSGSIHSNQIHFGNMTTDIQAEVNPPTEAASTPALNQAMVLPTQPLATHCLQLSNMFNPQSENEPGWDIEIQDDVIEECNKHGGIVHIYVDKNSPQGNVYVKCPTIPTAMAAVNALHGRWFAGKMITAAYVPLPTYHNLFPDSVTATQLLMPVRR; encoded by the exons ATGGCAGACGATTTTGACATTGAGGCAATGCTGGAGGCGCCATACAGAAAG GATGAGATCAAGTCCTCTAGTGCTAATGGACATGAGGAGCGCAGTAGTAAGAA GAAAAAGAGGAGCCACAGTCGGAGTAGTCGGAGCCCGAGCTCTGACAAGCGCCGAAGCAAGAGCAAAGACAGGAAGAAGAGCCGGGATCGGAAGAGGAGCAAGAGCCGGGAGAAGAAGCGCAGTCGCAGTAAAGAACGCCGTCGTAGCGGCTCCCGCAGCAGAGAACGTGCCGGGCGCTACAGAGGACACCGCAGCCCCTT TTTGGGTCCGAAATTTAACGGTGGTCCGGGAGGGAAGATTGGCCCACCACATGCCAACAAACTAAG TCGGCGCCGCTCAAGAAGTCGAAGCCCCTTCAAGAAAGAGAAGAGTCCAATAAG GCAACCAATAGACAACCTAACGCCAGAAGAAAGGGATGCCCGTACGGTTTTCTGCATGCAGCTGGCAGCCAGAATTAGACCACGAGACTTGGAGGACTTCTTCTCCGCTGTGGGGAAG GTGAGAGATGTGCGGATGATCTCTGACCGAAACTCCAGGAGGTCGAAGGGCATTGCTTACATTGAGTTTCTGGAGGCAAATTCAGTCCCGCTGGCTATTGGGTTGACTGGACAGAGACTTCTAGGTGTTCCCATCATTGTCCAGGCCTCTCAG GCTGAGAAGAACCGAGCCGCAGCGATGGCCAACAACCTTCAGAAGGGGAACGCTGGCCCCATGCGGCTCTACGTGGGCTCCCTCCACTTCAACATCACAGAGGACATGCTGCGAGGCATCTTCGAACCTTTCGGAAGG ATTGAGAGCATTCAACTAATGATGGACAGCGAAACCGGAAGATCGAAAGGATACGGCTTCATTTCA TTTGCCGACGCAGAGTGTGCTAAGAAGGCCCTGGAGCAACTGAACGGCTTTGAGCTCGCCGGGCGACCCATGAAGGTGGGTCACGTGACGGAACGTACCGACTCCTCCACCGCCAGCTCCTTTCTGGACAACGACGAGCTAGAGAGGACGGGCATTGACCTGGGCACCACTGGGCGTCTCCAGCTCATGGCCAGGCTGGCAGAGG GCACTGGTCTTCAGATCCCTCCGGCTGCTCAGCAGGCTCTACAGCTGAGTGGTTCAATTCACTCCAATCAGATCCACTTTGGCAACATGACAACAG ACATACAAGCCGAGGTGAACCCACCCACTGAAG CTGCTTCCACCCCTGCACTGAACCAGGCCATGGTCCTCCCCACGCAACCCCTGGCCACACACTGCCTACAGCTCTCCAACATGTTCAACCCACAGTC GGAAAATGAACCCGGCTGGGACATTGAGATTCAGGATGACGTCATTGAGGAGTGCAACAAACATGGTGGCATTGTACACATATACGTGGACAAGAACTCACCTCAG GGAAACGTGTATGTTAAATGCCCTACAATCCCAACAGCGATGGCTGCTGTGAATGCGCTACATGGACGGTGGTTTGCTg GTAAAATGATCACGGCAGCGTATGTACCCCTCCCAACGTACCACAACCTTTTCCCTGATTCGGTGACAGCCACCCAGCTATTGATGCCAGTGCGGCGATGA
- the LOC105007609 gene encoding RNA-binding protein 39 isoform X2, which translates to MADDFDIEAMLEAPYRKDEIKSSSANGHEERSSKKKKRSHSRSSRSPSSDKRRSKSKDRKKSRDRKRSKSREKKRSRSKERRRSGSRSRERAGRYRGHRSPFLGPKFNGGPGGKIGPPHANKLSRRRSRSRSPFKKEKSPIRQPIDNLTPEERDARTVFCMQLAARIRPRDLEDFFSAVGKVRDVRMISDRNSRRSKGIAYIEFLEANSVPLAIGLTGQRLLGVPIIVQASQNRAAAMANNLQKGNAGPMRLYVGSLHFNITEDMLRGIFEPFGRIESIQLMMDSETGRSKGYGFISFADAECAKKALEQLNGFELAGRPMKVGHVTERTDSSTASSFLDNDELERTGIDLGTTGRLQLMARLAEGTGLQIPPAAQQALQLSGSIHSNQIHFGNMTTDIQAEVNPPTEAASTPALNQAMVLPTQPLATHCLQLSNMFNPQSENEPGWDIEIQDDVIEECNKHGGIVHIYVDKNSPQGNVYVKCPTIPTAMAAVNALHGRWFAGKMITAAYVPLPTYHNLFPDSVTATQLLMPVRR; encoded by the exons ATGGCAGACGATTTTGACATTGAGGCAATGCTGGAGGCGCCATACAGAAAG GATGAGATCAAGTCCTCTAGTGCTAATGGACATGAGGAGCGCAGTAGTAAGAA GAAAAAGAGGAGCCACAGTCGGAGTAGTCGGAGCCCGAGCTCTGACAAGCGCCGAAGCAAGAGCAAAGACAGGAAGAAGAGCCGGGATCGGAAGAGGAGCAAGAGCCGGGAGAAGAAGCGCAGTCGCAGTAAAGAACGCCGTCGTAGCGGCTCCCGCAGCAGAGAACGTGCCGGGCGCTACAGAGGACACCGCAGCCCCTT TTTGGGTCCGAAATTTAACGGTGGTCCGGGAGGGAAGATTGGCCCACCACATGCCAACAAACTAAG TCGGCGCCGCTCAAGAAGTCGAAGCCCCTTCAAGAAAGAGAAGAGTCCAATAAG GCAACCAATAGACAACCTAACGCCAGAAGAAAGGGATGCCCGTACGGTTTTCTGCATGCAGCTGGCAGCCAGAATTAGACCACGAGACTTGGAGGACTTCTTCTCCGCTGTGGGGAAG GTGAGAGATGTGCGGATGATCTCTGACCGAAACTCCAGGAGGTCGAAGGGCATTGCTTACATTGAGTTTCTGGAGGCAAATTCAGTCCCGCTGGCTATTGGGTTGACTGGACAGAGACTTCTAGGTGTTCCCATCATTGTCCAGGCCTCTCAG AACCGAGCCGCAGCGATGGCCAACAACCTTCAGAAGGGGAACGCTGGCCCCATGCGGCTCTACGTGGGCTCCCTCCACTTCAACATCACAGAGGACATGCTGCGAGGCATCTTCGAACCTTTCGGAAGG ATTGAGAGCATTCAACTAATGATGGACAGCGAAACCGGAAGATCGAAAGGATACGGCTTCATTTCA TTTGCCGACGCAGAGTGTGCTAAGAAGGCCCTGGAGCAACTGAACGGCTTTGAGCTCGCCGGGCGACCCATGAAGGTGGGTCACGTGACGGAACGTACCGACTCCTCCACCGCCAGCTCCTTTCTGGACAACGACGAGCTAGAGAGGACGGGCATTGACCTGGGCACCACTGGGCGTCTCCAGCTCATGGCCAGGCTGGCAGAGG GCACTGGTCTTCAGATCCCTCCGGCTGCTCAGCAGGCTCTACAGCTGAGTGGTTCAATTCACTCCAATCAGATCCACTTTGGCAACATGACAACAG ACATACAAGCCGAGGTGAACCCACCCACTGAAG CTGCTTCCACCCCTGCACTGAACCAGGCCATGGTCCTCCCCACGCAACCCCTGGCCACACACTGCCTACAGCTCTCCAACATGTTCAACCCACAGTC GGAAAATGAACCCGGCTGGGACATTGAGATTCAGGATGACGTCATTGAGGAGTGCAACAAACATGGTGGCATTGTACACATATACGTGGACAAGAACTCACCTCAG GGAAACGTGTATGTTAAATGCCCTACAATCCCAACAGCGATGGCTGCTGTGAATGCGCTACATGGACGGTGGTTTGCTg GTAAAATGATCACGGCAGCGTATGTACCCCTCCCAACGTACCACAACCTTTTCCCTGATTCGGTGACAGCCACCCAGCTATTGATGCCAGTGCGGCGATGA